A genomic region of Mobula hypostoma chromosome 16, sMobHyp1.1, whole genome shotgun sequence contains the following coding sequences:
- the LOC134357611 gene encoding claudin-23-like, with amino-acid sequence MRTPLVMILGLVLAPAGFVLILTCTVAPAWRDVAEIPNGAVDEVHHQGLWEICRAVASVRSLSCDLQDDIYFADQIVRIAKGLSIASLVVSAGGILVASFGVRCWTEPPRPAIVGVAGLILVAGGALILIPVSWYTDQLNQIPNTVGGNRLTVGYAVVLGFIGGSLVIIGGIALTFSFGTLRKSKSPALKNYYPKSTAQPAYKHRTGIANPVSVIDAPPANTSSLNPWDADL; translated from the coding sequence ATGCGTACCCCGCTGGTGATGATCTTGGGCTTGGTTTTAGCCCCCGCCGGATTTGTGCTGATTCTCACCTGCACCGTGGCTCCCGCCTGGAGAGACGTAGCCGAAATCCCTAACGGAGCTGTGGACGAGGTGCACCATCAGGGGCTCTGGGAGATCTGCAGGGCGGTGGCGTCGGTGCGATCGCTGTCCTGCGACCTACAGGACGATATCTACTTTGCCGATCAAATCGTCCGGATCGCCAAAGGACTGAGCATTGCCTCTCTGGTGGTGTCGGCAGGAGGCATTCTGGTGGCGTCCTTCGGCGTGCGCTGCTGGACAGAGCCACCCAGACCAGCCATCGTCGGAGTGGCAGGGCTCATCCTGGTGGCCGGCGGTGCCCTGATCCTCATCCCGGTCTCCTGGTATACGGATCAACTCAATCAAATCCCGAACACCGTTGGTGGCAACAGGCTGACGGTCGGATACGCCGTGGTCCTGGGCTTCATTGGGGGAAGCCTAGTCATTATCGGCGGTATCGCCCTCACCTTTAGTTTTGGCACGTTGCGGAAAAGCAAGAGTCCAGCGTTAAAAAATTATTACCCGAAGAGCACAGCCCAGCCCGCGTACAAACATCGAACTGGGATTGCCAACCCAGTCTCCGTTATAGACGCTCCACCTGCCAACACCAGCTCACTAAATCCTTGGGATGCCGATTTGTGA